The Phaseolus vulgaris cultivar G19833 chromosome 5, P. vulgaris v2.0, whole genome shotgun sequence genomic interval GAGCCATGtgagattaatttgtttattgATTTACTTGAGTTAGTACATGGTTAGTCAACCTAACTCGGCGTAACTACGTTTACCCGAGCatagactgggggcttgtgtaccgaccaatGCTCGGGCGTAGTTGACTGCTGGTGGACGTGGGGCCATGTAAGTTGGGTCCCATGAAGCGGCCAGGGCCAGCGCTTTGCAGACGGCAGGCCCAAGGTGTCGAGGAGTGGGCAGACCTCGGTCAAGTAAGGGGGGTCCCACAAGCAATACGCCCAGGGTGTCGAGGAGTGGTCAGGAATCGGTCATCAGGATATGTTGACGTGTCCTCGGACCTCGACGAGTCAAACAGcggagctgggccacgagaggtggatcccagactacacaccagttatcagttagggagaagcctagatcacaaGGGGcccatgcatgtggtgtggatgacgcgttcaggcgtaacacagGTAAAGAGCCACTGGAAGAGATACGACCCGTAAGGATCACGTTCCAGGGgtgagttgcatgcatggcacgtgaacagctagggcacaaCCAGGACGGATGGCCCCATAGATtaggtgcatgagttggtacccaggtggtcatcccgtcagaggttgcacttcAGTAAGGGAGCATTAAGCGttagattgccctaagagtgggtgatagcggCGCTAAGGCACTCCCTTAGTAAACCTAATTATGGTTAGCGGAAATAGTGGAAACcttagagtatataaagggtatTATCAAACCTAATAAGGTACGCACAGTTTTACGCGATTCATATGCAGCTTTATGCTACACACACAGGGAGCTTTCTACAGCTTAcctttggtgtttcctagccctacactgacttgagcgtcggagtatAAACGGCCTCTAgagcgccctttgtctttgcttTTTCAGGTGTTTGATCAAGAAAAGGCACAAACGAAAGCAGGAGAACGGGGCACCTCGAGCTTTCACCGCAGATAATTGGGTGGGGGTGGTCTGCACGACAAGAGGAGGGGCGAGGAGTCATCGATCATTGACTTAGGAGACGATGCATACTCCCAGGGTAAGCCTATATCCAACCTTGGGGGAGGAGTCAATGCAGGTTTGCTTGGTCGAAGGAGGAGatacctggatgacgccctacaagcgctACCTTGCTGACAGGATACTCCCGTTGGAACCCACAGAATCcaggaaaatcaagaaaaattctgCCAAGTACACTCTCATTGATTGATGGAGAGCTGTTCAAGCATGGGTTCACGATCCGATCTTGGTATGCGTAAGCGGATACCAATGCATACGgataatggcagagctccacgaagggatatgtgggAATCACATCGGTGGACGCATCAACTGGGTAAGTTATGCTCAGAAGTTggaataaagcaggtgttcaaatcagtcgagcacccctagacgaatgggcaggtcgagtctgccaaTAGAGTCctgctcagaggtctgaagagaaaactcgagaaggccaaaggaacaTGGGCAGAGGAGGTTCCTAGAGTCgtgtgggcctaccacaccacTGCCCAATCCACCATTagagagacacccttcagcttggtgtatgggtcggacgcgatgatcccagtgGAAATCGAGGAGAGCTCGTCATGCTTCCTGAACTTTGTGGCTGAAGActccaatgaagaaagaaaggtgaacctggacctactggatgaattcaaggaggaagcaagaatcaaAGCTAAAGcattgaagagaagggtggagtataATCATAGCTCGAAGTTGAAGCCTCGccagttccaggtcgccgacctggtgatgcaGAAGGCCCACCCATATCAgctagaaaacaagttgtcccccaagtggactggtcctttcaAAGTGACAGAAGCCCTTGGAAATGGGGCGTACAGGCTTGAGACGCTGGAGGGAGGCGTGATTCCTCGTACATGGAATGAgaccaacctcaagttttatttcagttgaacaGTAACATTATACATAGTTCTTAGGGGAcagacactctttttcccttataagggttttttaatgaggtcacacAGTAAATTTCGATTAAAGTATTCTCGAGTGTTAGTACAACGCAGTTACGAACCTGTTTACTTGCGTTAGAGGTTTCGAGAGGGGAAGTCATAGGGAAcgcctccccctcgagtgagaacgccaaggttgaacaaaATGGTTCACCAGTgaaatcctcctcgcctttaAGCGAAGACGAGGTCAGTTTTGAACTAgttcccttgcgttagaggtctcggGAGCGAGAAAGGTATGTTCGCAGAGAACACCCCCCGTGAGTGAGAACGCTAAGGTCGAACGAAACAGTTCACCAGGGAAATCCTCCTTTGCCTTTGAGCGAAGATGAGGTTAGTGCTCGGGCGTAGTTGACTACTGGTGGACgtggggccacgtaagctgggtcccacgaAGCGGCCAGGGCCAGCGCTTTGTAGACGGCACACCCAAGGTGTCGAGGAGTGGTCAGACCTCGGTCAAGTAAGGTGGGTCCCACAAGCAGTACACCCAGGGTGCCTCACAGATAGTACGCCCAGGGTGTCGAGGAGTGGTCAGGCATCGGCCATCAGGATATGCTGACGTGTCCTCGGACCTCGGCGAGTCAAACAGcggagctgggccacgagaggtggatcccagaccacacaccagttatcagttagggagaagcctaaATCACAAGGGGCCCATacgtgtggtgtggatgacgcgttcaggcgtaacacaggtaaagagccactggaaaAGATATGACCCGTAAGGGTCACGTTCCAGGagtgagctgcatgcatggcacgtgaacagctaggacACTCCAGGACAgatggccccagagattaggtgcatgagttggtacccaggtggtcatcccgtcagaggttgcacttcagtaagggagccttaagtgctagattgccctaagagtgggtgatagcggCACTAAGGCACTCCCTCAGTAAACCTAATTATGGTTAGCGGAAACCGTGAAAAtcctagagtatataaagggtatTATCAAACCTAATAAGGTACGCACAATTTTACGCGATTCATACGCAGCTTTATGCTACACACACAGGGAGCTTTCTACAACTTAcctttggtgtttcctagccctacactgacttgagcgtcggagtgcaaacagcctcTAAAGCaccctttgtctttgtttttttaGGTGTTTGATCAAGAAAAGGAACGAATGTAGATGCGCGAGGATAATCGAGTCAATCGGCAAGAACcgtatctaaaattagtttctatttaatgattatttttgtagataaagtttataaaatgtctctaatttagtcaaatagtaactaataaTTTTAGTGtctataattagtttttatttagtgattttctAGTAATGAATTATTTCTTCGTTAACattaattaagatttttttaattaatgttaatcaagatattttatttattctaatgAACCTATTATTTGGTCTATATAAGTTAGAATTTCTtagttaatattgataaaaaaaatatacttttttattaatattgttgtGATTTGTATTTAGTAGTAATTGAAATacttaatatattaaatgagtacactaaaatttaataaatttgtaccaccttatcaaaaaaaatatgttaaaaccaaaacaattcaaaaataaaaacaattaaattttctaaaaaatataaaattctctGCCGAACATATCATAAAAAATCCTCATCCTTAAATAACTTTGCTGAAAAATGTGAAAGTtatgtttattaaaataactGGTCTGAAATATATTTGTGGCTGTTGCTGTTTAGATCTGTAGAATATAGCACGTCATGTTATGATTATGTAAAATTTCTGGACTGAATAATGCTGCTTTATTGAGATTGATTAAGTTTGACAAAATGTAGAAATCAATAAAACTGgagaaaaaaatgtgtaaaagaATCGTGATTTCTAATTTCAATAAGCTTTAACGTTGCTTGCGTTACTCTACAATTGCCGATTACATCCATCGGTTTCTAAATTTCCTGgtgtaactttttttttgtcttttttttttgtttgacaaTGTTTCCCCTTTATCCCCGGAGTGCCTGAACGCACaagaacaagaaaagaaaataaatgaacCCCGCTAATATTACAAATCTCACCCACTTTTTTCTGTACAGGTTTCTCACCAACAAATGGAGAAGGTGAACTCAACAGCCTTCTGAGCAGATATCATCAACTCATTCTCAGCCATGGTCGTGAGCATGTTCATTGTTTCACCTCTTATATCCGAAGTGGCAATCCAAAATTTTGGAAAGTTCTAATTTCCCCTCGAAGGCCGGCAGTTACAATCACCATACCCCAGGCTGACATTTTTTGACTTGCCCCATTAGAGAAATCCATACTGACACGAGGGCTTTGGTTTCTTGCAGCCAGAAGAAGCTTTTCCTCTGGCCATGTTGCAGAAATTCTATCAAAAAAGTAACTATTTGTGGCACTTGCAATGGTTGCATGGCGTGGACTATTGTTGTAACAAGATGCAGGTCTTGAACCCTCGGTGACAAAGTTTTCCTCTACAGGGGTAGGAGGATGATTGGCTGATGAGACTTCATCGGCGTTGTTATCAAGCTCGGGTTGTTCTCCAGAAAATGTATCATGCATGTCCCATGCATCACCCATACCAGGCCAGGGAATGGCCACTGACACGTCTTTACAGTGAAAATGTTCATATGATCGTGTGACAGTGACGCCTTTGCTTCTGTTAGGCCTGCAATCAGCCTCATTTTTCCAGATGTATACATGGGAGTCCTCACTTGCTGCAACAACATATTTACCATTTGTTGTGAGGGATGCTGAAATTGGGCTAGTTGCATTCCGAAAGCCTGCACAAAACTTTCATCAGTTTGATCAGCAGCAAGGAAATAAGAATACTGAATACTTGTTGCCATTTTAGACTAAGTTGATAAGCTAGCAAGACCGCAACCTTTTCATCTGTCCAAATAAATATACCATATACGTCTGATAAGAAAGAGACAAATATCCTCCCACTCcacaaaaacataaataaaaataatcaattttttctttgaccatagaattaataaaacaaattttgatgCAGATAAAAGCAGTGTACCAAATGGTTTGTTATACTATGTTTAAAGAAATTTTCACTTGATATAACTACATACCTTTAAACTTATGAATCAGATCAACACCATCAACCACCCGTATTCTTGAGTCAGCAGATGTGATAAGTACTTCTGATGAACTACCAGGGGCAAACTGTTCAAAAAGTTCAGATAggaagacaaacacaaagtcaAAGCAAATCCACTGTGTACGCCCtcctattttattttactttactTTTTCCCCATTCAATGTTTTGGATGGATACAAAAAAAAAGCAGTTTATCTCATAAAGCACAGCAGTAAATCATTATTCATTACATTACCTGGAAACCAGTAATTTTCTTATGATgtgatttctttttcttgttttgcagGTTGATCTGACTTTTCTGTTGCAACTTATTTTCTGAATGAAAAAACAAAACGATAATCAGTGGCCCCACAATCACCAGAATATAGGTAAATAGacagttttaaaaataaaaagcatctCACAATACCAGATGTATTATATAAATGGCAGCTACCCTTGTATGAACCAACCAGTGCACCCTGCACAGACAATTTAACTGAGTTGAACATAAAATTGTACTTCTGAGTGTTCAAAAAGATGCATATTAGCCTAAGACCAACCTGACCATCAGGTGTATAACAAGCAGCAGTGACCATCTCATGCAGATCTGTCCAATCAACAACTTGTCGATCAGGAATGCTCCATATGCGAACCTTAGCATCCAAAGATCCACTAATGAAGTATCTATCATCAACAGGATTAAACTGGATGCAAGTTACTGTGCcagagagaaagaaagatagAAGCAGAAGTCTTTAATTAGCAAAGAACAAAAACGGTGGCAGTAGGGAGGTAAGGGGATTAAAATCTAATCCACCCTAATTGACATCAAAGAAGAACTCTTGAA includes:
- the LOC137834129 gene encoding uncharacterized protein, which codes for MAELHEGICGNHIGGRINWVESANRVLLRGLKRKLEKAKGTWAEEVPRVVWAYHTTAQSTIRETPFSLVYGSDAMIPVEIEESSSCFLNFVAEDSNEERKVNLDLLDEFKEEARIKAKALKRRVEYNHSSKLKPRQFQVADLVMQKAHPYQLENKLSPKWTGPFKVTEALGNGAYRLETLEGGVIPRTWNETNLKFYFS